GTTCTTTATTGTTCTTTTTTTCGTTGGCTACTATTTTTTCCAACTCAAGAATGCTTTTTTCGTTAAGATTTAAAAAAAGCACTTCTGCTAAGCCCATTTCTAAGATTAATCTAAGTTCGAACAAATCTTGTAACGCATCCGGACTTATGATTAGCGGATCCATTACACGTTCAAAACCGCCCAAAACATCAGGACTAGATAAAATCATTCCTCTTTTCTTTTTTGTTTCGATGATACCTAGCATTCTTAGTCTACTGAGCGCTTCACGAAGCACATTCCTACTCACACCCAAAGCCTCTGCTAATTCTTGCTCTTTTGGTAATGCATCTCCTGGGACGAATGATTTCTTTTTGAAATAATCCCTCAGTTTTAACTCCACAATGTCGGCCATTGTATCTGTAGGGATTTTTGAAATATGTGTACTTAAATCATTTACTAATGCCATGCGTTTAATTTAATTCTCAAATCAAATATAAGATTTTATGCCCTACAAATATATTTAATTTTGCAATGTGACTAAGGTTGATTGCCTATTAATGATTTTGTTGGCTGGTTAGCCGTTTAATGAAAAAGAGTGATGTACATCAAGATAATGCCATCACTCTTTTAGTATTAGTTAATATCTAGGGTAGATATCCCTCAGTTTGTTTTAATTTCGGATTGGCAGCTAATACACTAACTGCAAGTGGCCAGTACAATGGTGTTGTTTTTCCCACAAGATTTGGTACATAAGTGTAAGCATTAATTGTTCCACCTGTATGGAAACGAACAATATCATACCATCTTTTATTCTCAAAGAAAAGCTCTCTTCCACGCTCATCAAATATTGCTCGCTCAACACTTGCCTTATCGGTTGCACCTGTGTACAAGCCATTCCCTGCTCTTAAACGAACTTTTTCAAGCGACTTAATGGCTTCTGCAGTATTATTTAATCCAGCGTATGCTTCTGCTTTAATTAAGTGAATATCTGCTAAACGGAAAATAACCACATCATTATCTGAAATCCTGTCATCAGCATACTTATTTCCTGGTAATTTGGTAATCCACGCATATTTTTGTGTAGTACCTTGGCGCTCGATGATAAATGTAAAAGGAATACGTTTGTCGGTAGCAGTCAAACCACTAAATAATCCACGACTTTTAGTTGTAATTTGATAACTGCCCAATCCATTTGTAGAAACTTCGGCAACTGGAATACTATCTAAGTTTGCAGCACCAGCAACTACCGATCTAAATGGCAATGCATTAAGCGCATAGTTGGCACCAATTTCATCCCTTTGATAATAAGCAGAAAGGATAACTTCATTATTTGCTTTTACCGTGTTCACATCTCTAAAGTTAGCTAACAACGAAACGCCAGATGTTTCTACTTCTGTTGCAGCAGTAACAGCATCATTAAATGCAGTAGCTCCCCCACCCAAAACTTTTGCATTCCATAAAGAAGCTTCAGCTTTAAGTGCTTGTGCTGCACCATAAGAAAAACGATATTTAGAAACATAAGTTTTTTCAGGGAAAAGGCTAATCGCCATATTTAAATCTGCCATGATTTGCACCATTACATCTGAAGCTTTTGACCTTGGCAATAAAGGCACATTTTCATCGGTTATGGCTTGGAGCATCAATGGAGTATCGCCAATAATGCGAACTAAATAAAAATAGAAGTAAGCTCTTTGACTATAAGCTTCAGCCATTAGGCGATTTTTAGTAGCCTGATTAGCAAACTCAAAAGTTTTAATTTTCTCTAACAAAAGGTTACAATGCCCAATGGCACTGTAAAAACTACCATAATTAACAGCACCAACAGTAGGGCTCAATATTTGAGACCAAGCAGTTGATAAACGTGCATTGAAAGCATTGGTTAGCTCTTCACTACGTTCTGTACCGTATACAATATTGTTGGCAAAACTGCGCATTGGCACATAAATTCCAGTAACATAGGGTGCAAAGTCTCC
The sequence above is drawn from the Pedobacter frigiditerrae genome and encodes:
- a CDS encoding FadR/GntR family transcriptional regulator codes for the protein MALVNDLSTHISKIPTDTMADIVELKLRDYFKKKSFVPGDALPKEQELAEALGVSRNVLREALSRLRMLGIIETKKKRGMILSSPDVLGGFERVMDPLIISPDALQDLFELRLILEMGLAEVLFLNLNEKSILELEKIVANEKKNNKELFRIVNEVAFHGKLYEMAGNDTLKRFQNMLLPVFGYVLQNEKENEYKSGAVTHQDLVNILKSGNKEEFKKGMYEHLKPHFERLQDIKKNG
- a CDS encoding RagB/SusD family nutrient uptake outer membrane protein, coding for MMLRKYITVMLVATLTVSLTSCEKLLDVKSESQITDQVYFKSEGDFAPYVTGIYVPMRSFANNIVYGTERSEELTNAFNARLSTAWSQILSPTVGAVNYGSFYSAIGHCNLLLEKIKTFEFANQATKNRLMAEAYSQRAYFYFYLVRIIGDTPLMLQAITDENVPLLPRSKASDVMVQIMADLNMAISLFPEKTYVSKYRFSYGAAQALKAEASLWNAKVLGGGATAFNDAVTAATEVETSGVSLLANFRDVNTVKANNEVILSAYYQRDEIGANYALNALPFRSVVAGAANLDSIPVAEVSTNGLGSYQITTKSRGLFSGLTATDKRIPFTFIIERQGTTQKYAWITKLPGNKYADDRISDNDVVIFRLADIHLIKAEAYAGLNNTAEAIKSLEKVRLRAGNGLYTGATDKASVERAIFDERGRELFFENKRWYDIVRFHTGGTINAYTYVPNLVGKTTPLYWPLAVSVLAANPKLKQTEGYLP